Proteins from a genomic interval of Trifolium pratense cultivar HEN17-A07 linkage group LG6, ARS_RC_1.1, whole genome shotgun sequence:
- the LOC123893030 gene encoding mitochondrial substrate carrier family protein B-like has protein sequence MATVVEGGQRVLNNQQSQSGTVSQLLAGGVAGAFAKSCTAPLARLTILFQVQGMYFDVGHVAALRKPSLLYEAQRIVHEEGFRAFWKGNLVTIAHRLPYSAVNFYTYECYKNLLHSALGENHRSKASSDVFVHFVSGGLSGMTAASALYPLDLVRTRLAAQRNVIYYRGISHAFSTICREEGFFGMYKGLGATLLGVGPSLALSFSVYESMHSFWKSQRPNDSPAMVSLACGSLSGFVSSTATFPLDLVRRRMQLEGVGGRARVYNTSLFGTFGHIFRNEGIRGLYRGILPEYYKVVPGVGIVFMTYETLKSLLNSFQSR, from the exons ATGGCGACGGTAGTTGAAGGAGGACAGAGAGTTTTGAATAATCAACAATCACAGAGTGGAACGGTTTCTCAGCTTCTTGCTGGTGGTGTTGCTGGTGCTTTTGCAAAATCCTGCACTGCTCCTCTTGCTCGACTCACCATTCTTTTTcag GTGCAAGGTATGTATTTTGATGTGGGCCATGTCGCAGCACTGAGAAAACCTAGCCTTTTGTACGAGGCTCAACGTATTGTCCATGAAGAAGGATTTCGAGCATTTTGGAAAGGAAATTTGGTGACAATAGCTCATCGTCTCCCTTATTCCGCAGTCAATTTCTATACCTACGAATGCTACAAGAAT cTATTGCATTCTGCTTTGGGGGAGAATCATAGATCAAAGGCTAGTAGTGATGTCTTTGTGCATTTTGTTAGTGGTGGTTTGTCAGGCATGACAGCTGCTTCAGCCTTGTATCCTTTGGATTTAGTTAGAACACGACTTGCAGCACAG AGAAATGTCATATACTACAGGGGAATCTCACATGCATTTAGTACCATTTGCAGAGAAGAAGGGTTCTTTGGAATGTATAAGGGACTTGGTGCAACATTGTTG GGTGTTGGGCCTAGCCTAGCTCTAAGTTTCTCCGTTTACGAGAGCATGCATTCTTTTTGGAAGTCTCAAAG GCCGAATGATTCTCCTGCCATGGTTAGTCTCGCTTGTGGAAGTCTTTCGGGCTTTGTATCATCAACAG CCACATTTCCACTGGACCTTGTAAGGCGAAGGATGCAGTTAGAAGGGGTTGGTGGTCGAGCACGTGTCTACAATACTAGTTTGTTCGGGACATTTGGTCACATATTTCGTAATGAAGGGATACGAGGATTATATCGAGGCATTTTGCCCGAGTACTACAAGGTTGTTCCCGGCGTTGGCATTGTCTTTATGACTTATGAGACATTGAAGTCCCTTCTAAACAGCTTTCAAAGTCGTTAG